From Struthio camelus isolate bStrCam1 chromosome 7, bStrCam1.hap1, whole genome shotgun sequence, a single genomic window includes:
- the TMEM72 gene encoding transmembrane protein 72: MRHKVFWTALEYTCRLLGISTAAVLIGVGVETLQRGQFKSLAFYLLFSGAAVTVCEGFFFIALFLGMCFTYEPGSLAHTCCKQARRPGSFQKFMGYMLLSVACFLHPVLVWHVTIPGSMLVLTALAYFLLSKRRKSPGHKEIQPQVGQYMDPSGTMAAPTSAGDTEQTYTFHGAQREQHRSLLGHMKSILKGSKDKSLAQAPPAIPAPLPAPRKQVHFQDKVVRIIPSVSDSLDDVEREADETTLDTAPILTPPDTPIVLTPLSSTGLF, encoded by the exons ATGCGGCACAAGGTGTTTTGGACTGCTCTGGAGTATACTTGCCGATTGCTGGGCATCTCCACCGCAGCAG TACTGATCGGTGTGGGCGTAGAAACTCTGCAGCGAGGACAGTTCAAAAGCCTGGCTTTCTATCTGCT TTTTTCAGGGGCTGCAGTTACTGTCTGCGAAGGCTTCTTCTTTATCGCTTTGTTCCTGGGGATGTGCTTCAC ATATGAGCCAGGCTCCCTGGCACACACCTGCTGCAAGCAAGCTAGACGCCCAGGAAGCTTCCAGAAATTCATGGGGTACATGCTGCTCTCGGTGGCTTGCTTCCTGCATCCCGTCCTTGTCTGGCACGTCACCATCCCTG GTTCCATGCTGGTGCTCACCGCCCTGGCGTACTTCCTGCTgagcaagaggaggaagagcCCGGGGCATAAAGAGATACAACCCCAAGTGGGCCAATACATGGACCCTTCAGGCACCATGGCAGCCCCAACCAGCGCCGGTGACACTGAGCAGACCTACACCTTCCACGGGGCCCAAAGGGAGCAGCACCGCTCACTGCTCGGCCACATGAAGAGCATCTTGAAGGGCAGCAAGgacaagagcctggcccaggcacCTCCAGCCATACCAGCACCCCTACCAGCCCCACGCAAGCAAGTGCACTTCCAGGATAAGGTGGTGCGGATCATCCCCTCTGTCAGTGACAGCTTGGATGATGTGGAGAGAGAGGCTGATGAAACCACACTGGACACAGCACCCATCCTCACCCCTCCAGATACCCCCATCGTCCTCACTCCCCTCAGCTCCACAGGCCTGTTCTGA